One Kitasatospora sp. MAP12-44 DNA segment encodes these proteins:
- a CDS encoding helix-turn-helix domain-containing protein, protein MSTERPLRADARRNRERILQAARHAFAAEGIGVPLDEIARRAEVGPGTVHRHFPTKEALFEAVVIEHLEQLTRDARAALQADEVDEAGDAGSAFFAFLIRMTSEAHAKQDLADAIADAGTNLGSATVQAAADLREIFAALLERAQRANVVRTDVDAADVQAIVLAALTAQRQRADTARPDRLAALVFDCLRPNAPAAHPQS, encoded by the coding sequence TTGAGCACCGAGCGACCGCTGCGAGCCGACGCACGGCGAAACAGGGAACGGATCCTGCAGGCGGCGCGACACGCCTTCGCCGCCGAGGGGATCGGCGTGCCACTGGACGAGATCGCCCGCCGGGCCGAGGTCGGGCCGGGCACGGTCCACCGCCATTTCCCGACCAAGGAGGCGCTCTTCGAGGCCGTCGTCATCGAGCACCTCGAACAGCTCACTCGCGACGCGCGCGCCGCTCTGCAAGCCGACGAGGTCGACGAGGCCGGCGACGCCGGATCGGCGTTCTTTGCCTTCCTGATCCGGATGACCAGCGAAGCCCACGCCAAGCAGGACCTCGCTGATGCGATCGCCGACGCAGGGACGAACCTGGGGAGCGCGACCGTGCAGGCGGCCGCTGACCTGCGGGAGATCTTCGCGGCGCTACTGGAACGGGCCCAGCGGGCCAACGTGGTGAGGACCGACGTGGACGCCGCCGATGTGCAGGCGATCGTCCTGGCCGCCCTCACCGCTCAGCGCCAACGTGCCGACACGGCCCGCCCCGACCGCCTCGCAGCCCTCGTCTTCGACTGCCTGCGCCCCAACGCCCCAGCCGCACACCCCCAGAGCTGA
- a CDS encoding HAD-IIIA family hydrolase, with amino-acid sequence MAIRAAVFDIGETLTSDTRYWADWAHWLGVPPHTMSALVGAVVAQGLDNAEAIRLIRPGCDVPAEWDARRAAGRDEHLDESDLYPDVRPALQRLRDAGIWVGIAGNQNARVNQLLRDLRLPADAIATSAEWGVAKPSADFFERVAAWAPAERHEIVYVGDHPQNDITPARAAGLRAAHLRRGPIGHLLADHHEAQAADWNVNSLTELAELAVAT; translated from the coding sequence ATGGCCATCAGGGCAGCCGTGTTCGACATCGGAGAAACGCTCACCTCCGACACCCGCTACTGGGCGGACTGGGCCCACTGGCTCGGCGTTCCCCCGCACACCATGTCCGCGCTCGTCGGCGCCGTCGTCGCGCAGGGCCTCGACAATGCGGAAGCGATCCGGCTCATCCGACCCGGCTGCGATGTCCCCGCCGAATGGGACGCCCGCCGGGCCGCCGGCCGCGACGAACACCTCGACGAGAGCGACCTCTACCCCGACGTACGGCCGGCCCTCCAACGCCTGCGCGACGCCGGGATCTGGGTCGGCATCGCCGGAAACCAGAACGCACGCGTCAATCAACTCCTGCGCGACCTGCGGCTGCCCGCGGACGCAATCGCCACCTCCGCCGAATGGGGTGTCGCCAAGCCCTCCGCCGACTTCTTTGAGCGGGTCGCCGCTTGGGCCCCCGCCGAGCGCCACGAGATCGTGTACGTCGGCGATCACCCGCAGAACGACATCACCCCCGCTCGCGCCGCCGGCCTGCGCGCCGCACATCTCCGCCGCGGCCCGATCGGGCACCTCCTGGCCGACCACCACGAAGCTCAGGCCGCCGACTGGAACGTCAACTCCCTGACCGAACTGGCCGAGCTGGCCGTCGCAACCTGA
- a CDS encoding CYTH domain-containing protein, whose translation MCHRPPRRPDCHRGIRCSRQRDRYPHLSDVQGARADGGFRVKPEHETQVEDADAAHAILRGLGYAPTIAFEKRCRNYSFQLDGRDFLATLVQVPQSQGTFIELETQTEQEEPAEALGAVQAVLAALGIGESDLTTEQYTDAVAATR comes from the coding sequence ATGTGCCACCGACCACCTCGCCGCCCGGACTGCCACCGAGGCATACGCTGCAGCCGTCAGCGCGACCGGTACCCGCACCTTTCTGACGTACAAGGGGCTCGGGCCGATGGAGGCTTCCGGGTCAAGCCGGAGCACGAGACACAGGTCGAAGACGCCGACGCTGCGCACGCGATCCTCCGAGGCCTCGGGTACGCGCCGACCATCGCATTCGAGAAGCGGTGCCGCAACTACTCGTTCCAGCTGGACGGGCGCGACTTCCTGGCCACGCTCGTCCAGGTCCCGCAGAGCCAGGGGACCTTCATCGAGCTGGAGACCCAGACAGAGCAGGAGGAGCCGGCGGAAGCGCTCGGCGCGGTGCAGGCCGTCCTGGCCGCGCTCGGGATCGGCGAGAGTGACCTGACGACCGAGCAGTACACCGACGCGGTCGCTGCGACTCGCTGA
- a CDS encoding HAD family hydrolase, whose protein sequence is MTIKAVVFDVGECLVDETREYGSWADWLGVPRHTFVAQFGAVIAEGRDYRETFQIFRPGFDLYEERERRAAAGKPETFGEDDLYSDVRPALARLRAAGLWLAIAGNQTVRAGKILRELFTGDVDLIGTSDDWGASKPDLLFFERVAEVTPAAPGEILYVGDRLDNDVLPAVAAGMRTALIRRGPWGWIQQQEPTAEQATFRIDSLDELPELIAKFNAEAS, encoded by the coding sequence ATGACGATCAAGGCTGTGGTGTTCGATGTCGGCGAGTGCCTGGTGGACGAGACCCGGGAGTACGGGAGTTGGGCCGACTGGCTCGGCGTGCCCCGGCATACCTTCGTCGCCCAGTTCGGGGCCGTCATCGCCGAGGGGCGCGACTACCGTGAGACGTTCCAGATCTTCCGCCCCGGCTTCGACCTTTACGAGGAGCGCGAGCGGCGCGCCGCAGCCGGCAAGCCGGAGACCTTCGGCGAGGACGACCTCTACTCGGACGTGCGGCCGGCGCTCGCCCGGCTCCGGGCCGCCGGCCTGTGGCTGGCCATCGCCGGCAACCAGACCGTCCGCGCCGGCAAGATCCTGCGCGAGCTGTTCACTGGCGACGTCGACCTGATCGGCACGTCCGACGACTGGGGCGCTAGCAAGCCGGATCTGCTCTTCTTCGAGCGGGTCGCCGAGGTCACACCCGCCGCCCCGGGCGAGATCCTGTACGTCGGGGACCGGCTCGACAACGACGTCCTGCCGGCCGTTGCCGCCGGGATGCGCACCGCTCTGATCCGACGCGGTCCGTGGGGCTGGATCCAGCAGCAGGAGCCGACCGCCGAGCAGGCCACGTTCCGGATCGACTCCCTGGACGAACTGCCGGAGCTGATCGCCAAGTTCAACGCTGAAGCGAGCTGA